Proteins encoded in a region of the Neodiprion virginianus isolate iyNeoVirg1 chromosome 2, iyNeoVirg1.1, whole genome shotgun sequence genome:
- the LOC124298405 gene encoding leucine-rich repeat and calponin homology domain-containing protein isoform X3, which yields MAMVASNMSGHIQKQLTRSLERILEEAHLSGELKLSGRKLKEFPKTGVKYNLCDTVTADLSKNRFAELPEEVTEYPFLEKLQLYHNAIRVIPDTVVMLQSLAYLDLSRNQLTTLPREVCRLPLQTLLVAHNRLVSLPEELGRMSALAELDAGCNEISTLPPRIGDLPRLRSLDLRSNLLVQLPIELTYLRLVKLDVSGNRISVLPNELRKMKSLIDLKLMENPLTSPPASLCTRGRIHIFKYLERQAVKHERARGGRARRIPLEARGHATLDIRSHRRHNVDSGYSTSDGVDKRWSQEIHPGFLLIPQVHEGDVRGPWRQECSPLSIALPAREPAVTNGSCSGTSTPSTISPGEHTSLEDELGKAMILHDQLEKRKLERSTSDNCGDPRRIIGANCPSASTISGHLESVPLTQITHEPPLGTPQSIQPIQTTVNNSLQVNGDEKRPLNHIQTYREYKEALRQQRVNEGPSVYRLSKQITPPGNESANESHGNEASDANQAKDNSQSKQIFTDENSLKRPVQKVPPSRINYQNAGIFNGGSNNEYNNKNGKLTEQTYRKPNSPIKTSTSISSINSSPSHAPRLVKTAIGYVDGNKSPNRSSGSPKSTRSVTWNSNMPEKYSFTMRREFERAKEEADLIEQLRSHIETRLKMALPEDLAPALTDGVVLCHLANHVRPRSVASIHVPSPAVPKLTMARCRRNVDNFLEACRKIGVDENLVCCASDVLEGGRGVVRVAVTVAELLRFHRMRSPLHIAASGSPPIIASNLTA from the exons ATGGCGATGGTCGCGTCCAACATGAGTGGTCATATACAAAAACAGTTAACCCGTTCGTTGGAGCGGATTTTAGAAGAGGCGCACCTCAGCGGCGAGCTAAAACTGAGTGGTCGAAAACTGAAGGAGTTTCCGAAAACCGGCGTCAAGTACAACCTTTGCGACACCGTTACCGCTG ATTTGTCGAAAAATCGGTTCGCGGAATTGCCTGAAGAAGTAACCGAGTACCCTTTTCTGGAGAAACTTCAACTCTACCACAATGCGATTCGTGTCATTCCCGACACCGTCGTCATGCTCCAGTCCCTAGCCTACCTTGACCTGAG TCGTAATCAACTCACCACCCTTCCGCGGGAAGTGTGTCGCCTTCCGCTTCAAACTTTACTCGTCGCTCACAATCGGCTGGTTTCCCTTCCCGAAGAACTTGGCAGGATGTCAGCGCTGGCTGAACTCGACGCCGGGTGCAATGAGATATCTACTCTTCCACCGCGGATCGGAGATTTGCCAAGGCTCAGGAGCCTCGACTTGAGGAGTAATCTTTTGGTGCAGCTACCAATAG AGCTCACGTACCTTCGGCTGGTGAAGCTCGACGTCAGTGGAAACCGAATATCTGTGCTACCTAACGAGCTCAGGAAAATGAAGAGCCTCATTGACCTCAAGCTGATGGAAAACCCTCTGACTTCGCCGCCCGCTTCG TTATGCACCCGCGGTCGTATTCATATCTTCAAGTACCTTGAGAGACAGGCCGTGAAGCACGAGCGTGCGAGGGGCGGAAGGGCTCGACGCATTCCCTTGGAGGCCCGCGGACACGCCACCCTTGACATAAGGTCCCACAGACGCCACAACGTCGACAGCGGGTACAGCACAAGCGACGGGGTTGACAAACGATGGTCGCAGGAAATCCACCCTGGG TTCCTTCTCATTCCCCAGGTCCACGAGGGCGACGTTCGCGGACCTTGGCGTCAAGAATGCTCACCGCTGTCCATCGCTCTGCCTGCTCGGGAACCAGCAGTAACCAATGGCTCATGCAGTGGTACTTCGACACCCAGCACGATATCGCCGGGGGAGCACACCTCGCTGGAGGATGAACTAGGAAAG GCAATGATACTGCACGACCAACTCGAGAAGCGGAAGCTGGAAAGAAGCACATCTGATAACTGTGGTGATCCGCGGAGAATAATAGGAGCTAATTGTCCAAGTGCTTCTACCATATCAGg CCACTTGGAAAGTGTTCCATTGACCCAAATCACACACGAACCACCCCTTGGCACCCCGCAATCTATACAACCTATTCAAACAACAGTCAACAATTCGCTACAGGTCAACGGAGATGAAAAGAGGCCTTTGAATCACATCCAAACATACAG ggAATACAAAGAGGCTTTGAGACAGCAGAGGGTGAACGAAGGGCCTAGCGTATACAGGCTATCCAAGCAGATTACACCACCAGGCAATGAATCTGCGAATGAATCCCACGGCAACGAAGCATCAGATGCTAATCAAGCCAAAGATAATTCTCAGTCTAAGCAAATATTCACTGatgaaaattcactgaaaaGGCCGGTACAGAAAGTACCACCGTCCCGTATCAATTATCAAAATGCAGGCATTTTCAATGGTGGTAGCAATAACGAGTATAACAACAAAAACGGAAAACTCACTGAGCAAACTTACAGAAAGCCTAACTCACCTATAAAAACTTCCACTAGTATTTCGTCGATAAATTCTAGCCCAAGTCATGCGCCAAGACTCGTCAAAACTGCTATAGGATACGTGGATg GTAACAAGAGTCCAAATAGAAGTAGTGGAAGTCCTAAATCAACACGGTCTGTCACATGGAATAGTAACATgcctgaaaaatattcatttacaaTGCGCAGAGAATTCGAACGAGCCAAAGAGGAGGCAGATTTGATTGAACAGCTTCGAAGT CACATAGAGACAAGACTGAAGATGGCTCTTCCGGAAGACCTGGCGCCAGCTTTGACCGACGGTGTTGTTCTGTGTCATCTGGCAAACCACGTTAGACCTCGTTCTGTAGCCAGTATTCATGTTCCTTCTCCTGCTGTG CCGAAACTGACAATGGCAAGATGTAGGCGGAACGTTGACAACTTTCTTGAAGCGTGCAGAAAGATCGGAGTAGACGAG AACTTGGTATGCTGTGCTAGCGATGTATTGGAAGGTGGTCGTGGTGTCGTACGAGTTGCAGTCACAGTTGCGGAGCTACTCAGATTCCACCGAATGCGATCACCTCTGCACATAGCAGCCTCTGGATCTCCGCCAATAATAGCCAGCAACTTAACTGCTTAG
- the LOC124298405 gene encoding leucine-rich repeat and calponin homology domain-containing protein isoform X4: MAMVASNMSGHIQKQLTRSLERILEEAHLSGELKLSGRKLKEFPKTGVKYNLCDTVTADLSKNRFAELPEEVTEYPFLEKLQLYHNAIRVIPDTVVMLQSLAYLDLSRNQLTTLPREVCRLPLQTLLVAHNRLVSLPEELGRMSALAELDAGCNEISTLPPRIGDLPRLRSLDLRSNLLVQLPIELTYLRLVKLDVSGNRISVLPNELRKMKSLIDLKLMENPLTSPPASLCTRGRIHIFKYLERQAVKHERARGGRARRIPLEARGHATLDIRSHRRHNVDSGYSTSDGVDKRWSQEIHPGFLLIPQVHEGDVRGPWRQECSPLSIALPAREPAVTNGSCSGTSTPSTISPGEHTSLEDELGKAMILHDQLEKRKLERSTSDNCGDPRRIIGANCPSASTISGHLESVPLTQITHEPPLGTPQSIQPIQTTVNNSLQVNGDEKRPLNHIQTYREYKEALRQQRVNEGPSVYRLSKQITPPGNESANESHGNEASDANQAKDNSQSKQIFTDENSLKRPVQKVPPSRINYQNAGIFNGGSNNEYNNKNGKLTEQTYRKPNSPIKTSTSISSINSSPSHAPRLVKTAIGYVDGNKSPNRSSGSPKSTRSVTWNSNMPEKYSFTMRREFERAKEEADLIEQLRSHIETRLKMALPEDLAPALTDGVVLCHLANHVRPRSVASIHVPSPAVPKLTMARCRRNVDNFLEACRKIGVDEEVLLDADAIMDVGYMDAYGLEALGRLVSALVELEGFEEPAGSSQLGMLC, encoded by the exons ATGGCGATGGTCGCGTCCAACATGAGTGGTCATATACAAAAACAGTTAACCCGTTCGTTGGAGCGGATTTTAGAAGAGGCGCACCTCAGCGGCGAGCTAAAACTGAGTGGTCGAAAACTGAAGGAGTTTCCGAAAACCGGCGTCAAGTACAACCTTTGCGACACCGTTACCGCTG ATTTGTCGAAAAATCGGTTCGCGGAATTGCCTGAAGAAGTAACCGAGTACCCTTTTCTGGAGAAACTTCAACTCTACCACAATGCGATTCGTGTCATTCCCGACACCGTCGTCATGCTCCAGTCCCTAGCCTACCTTGACCTGAG TCGTAATCAACTCACCACCCTTCCGCGGGAAGTGTGTCGCCTTCCGCTTCAAACTTTACTCGTCGCTCACAATCGGCTGGTTTCCCTTCCCGAAGAACTTGGCAGGATGTCAGCGCTGGCTGAACTCGACGCCGGGTGCAATGAGATATCTACTCTTCCACCGCGGATCGGAGATTTGCCAAGGCTCAGGAGCCTCGACTTGAGGAGTAATCTTTTGGTGCAGCTACCAATAG AGCTCACGTACCTTCGGCTGGTGAAGCTCGACGTCAGTGGAAACCGAATATCTGTGCTACCTAACGAGCTCAGGAAAATGAAGAGCCTCATTGACCTCAAGCTGATGGAAAACCCTCTGACTTCGCCGCCCGCTTCG TTATGCACCCGCGGTCGTATTCATATCTTCAAGTACCTTGAGAGACAGGCCGTGAAGCACGAGCGTGCGAGGGGCGGAAGGGCTCGACGCATTCCCTTGGAGGCCCGCGGACACGCCACCCTTGACATAAGGTCCCACAGACGCCACAACGTCGACAGCGGGTACAGCACAAGCGACGGGGTTGACAAACGATGGTCGCAGGAAATCCACCCTGGG TTCCTTCTCATTCCCCAGGTCCACGAGGGCGACGTTCGCGGACCTTGGCGTCAAGAATGCTCACCGCTGTCCATCGCTCTGCCTGCTCGGGAACCAGCAGTAACCAATGGCTCATGCAGTGGTACTTCGACACCCAGCACGATATCGCCGGGGGAGCACACCTCGCTGGAGGATGAACTAGGAAAG GCAATGATACTGCACGACCAACTCGAGAAGCGGAAGCTGGAAAGAAGCACATCTGATAACTGTGGTGATCCGCGGAGAATAATAGGAGCTAATTGTCCAAGTGCTTCTACCATATCAGg CCACTTGGAAAGTGTTCCATTGACCCAAATCACACACGAACCACCCCTTGGCACCCCGCAATCTATACAACCTATTCAAACAACAGTCAACAATTCGCTACAGGTCAACGGAGATGAAAAGAGGCCTTTGAATCACATCCAAACATACAG ggAATACAAAGAGGCTTTGAGACAGCAGAGGGTGAACGAAGGGCCTAGCGTATACAGGCTATCCAAGCAGATTACACCACCAGGCAATGAATCTGCGAATGAATCCCACGGCAACGAAGCATCAGATGCTAATCAAGCCAAAGATAATTCTCAGTCTAAGCAAATATTCACTGatgaaaattcactgaaaaGGCCGGTACAGAAAGTACCACCGTCCCGTATCAATTATCAAAATGCAGGCATTTTCAATGGTGGTAGCAATAACGAGTATAACAACAAAAACGGAAAACTCACTGAGCAAACTTACAGAAAGCCTAACTCACCTATAAAAACTTCCACTAGTATTTCGTCGATAAATTCTAGCCCAAGTCATGCGCCAAGACTCGTCAAAACTGCTATAGGATACGTGGATg GTAACAAGAGTCCAAATAGAAGTAGTGGAAGTCCTAAATCAACACGGTCTGTCACATGGAATAGTAACATgcctgaaaaatattcatttacaaTGCGCAGAGAATTCGAACGAGCCAAAGAGGAGGCAGATTTGATTGAACAGCTTCGAAGT CACATAGAGACAAGACTGAAGATGGCTCTTCCGGAAGACCTGGCGCCAGCTTTGACCGACGGTGTTGTTCTGTGTCATCTGGCAAACCACGTTAGACCTCGTTCTGTAGCCAGTATTCATGTTCCTTCTCCTGCTGTG CCGAAACTGACAATGGCAAGATGTAGGCGGAACGTTGACAACTTTCTTGAAGCGTGCAGAAAGATCGGAGTAGACGAG GAGGTGTTGTTGGACGCGGACGCGATCATGGACGTGGGTTACATGGATGCCTATGGGCTGGAGGCTCTCGGGCGTCTAGTATCAGCGCTTGTTGAATTAGAGGGCTTCGAAGAACCTGCAGGTTCATCTC AACTTGGTATGCTGTGCTAG
- the LOC124298405 gene encoding leucine-rich repeat and calponin homology domain-containing protein isoform X5 — MAMVASNMSGHIQKQLTRSLERILEEAHLSGELKLSGRKLKEFPKTGVKYNLCDTVTADLSKNRFAELPEEVTEYPFLEKLQLYHNAIRVIPDTVVMLQSLAYLDLSRNQLTTLPREVCRLPLQTLLVAHNRLVSLPEELGRMSALAELDAGCNEISTLPPRIGDLPRLRSLDLRSNLLVQLPIELTYLRLVKLDVSGNRISVLPNELRKMKSLIDLKLMENPLTSPPASLCTRGRIHIFKYLERQAVKHERARGGRARRIPLEARGHATLDIRSHRRHNVDSGYSTSDGVDKRWSQEIHPGFLLIPQVHEGDVRGPWRQECSPLSIALPAREPAVTNGSCSGTSTPSTISPGEHTSLEDELGKAMILHDQLEKRKLERSTSDNCGDPRRIIGANCPSASTISGHLESVPLTQITHEPPLGTPQSIQPIQTTVNNSLQVNGDEKRPLNHIQTYREYKEALRQQRVNEGPSVYRLSKQITPPGNESANESHGNEASDANQAKDNSQSKQIFTDENSLKRPVQKVPPSRINYQNAGIFNGGSNNEYNNKNGKLTEQTYRKPNSPIKTSTSISSINSSPSHAPRLVKTAIGYVDGNKSPNRSSGSPKSTRSVTWNSNMPEKYSFTMRREFERAKEEADLIEQLRSHIETRLKMALPEDLAPALTDGVVLCHLANHVRPRSVASIHVPSPAVPKLTMARCRRNVDNFLEACRKIGVDEEVLLDADAIMDVGYMDAYGLEALGRLVSALVELEGFEEPAELGMLC, encoded by the exons ATGGCGATGGTCGCGTCCAACATGAGTGGTCATATACAAAAACAGTTAACCCGTTCGTTGGAGCGGATTTTAGAAGAGGCGCACCTCAGCGGCGAGCTAAAACTGAGTGGTCGAAAACTGAAGGAGTTTCCGAAAACCGGCGTCAAGTACAACCTTTGCGACACCGTTACCGCTG ATTTGTCGAAAAATCGGTTCGCGGAATTGCCTGAAGAAGTAACCGAGTACCCTTTTCTGGAGAAACTTCAACTCTACCACAATGCGATTCGTGTCATTCCCGACACCGTCGTCATGCTCCAGTCCCTAGCCTACCTTGACCTGAG TCGTAATCAACTCACCACCCTTCCGCGGGAAGTGTGTCGCCTTCCGCTTCAAACTTTACTCGTCGCTCACAATCGGCTGGTTTCCCTTCCCGAAGAACTTGGCAGGATGTCAGCGCTGGCTGAACTCGACGCCGGGTGCAATGAGATATCTACTCTTCCACCGCGGATCGGAGATTTGCCAAGGCTCAGGAGCCTCGACTTGAGGAGTAATCTTTTGGTGCAGCTACCAATAG AGCTCACGTACCTTCGGCTGGTGAAGCTCGACGTCAGTGGAAACCGAATATCTGTGCTACCTAACGAGCTCAGGAAAATGAAGAGCCTCATTGACCTCAAGCTGATGGAAAACCCTCTGACTTCGCCGCCCGCTTCG TTATGCACCCGCGGTCGTATTCATATCTTCAAGTACCTTGAGAGACAGGCCGTGAAGCACGAGCGTGCGAGGGGCGGAAGGGCTCGACGCATTCCCTTGGAGGCCCGCGGACACGCCACCCTTGACATAAGGTCCCACAGACGCCACAACGTCGACAGCGGGTACAGCACAAGCGACGGGGTTGACAAACGATGGTCGCAGGAAATCCACCCTGGG TTCCTTCTCATTCCCCAGGTCCACGAGGGCGACGTTCGCGGACCTTGGCGTCAAGAATGCTCACCGCTGTCCATCGCTCTGCCTGCTCGGGAACCAGCAGTAACCAATGGCTCATGCAGTGGTACTTCGACACCCAGCACGATATCGCCGGGGGAGCACACCTCGCTGGAGGATGAACTAGGAAAG GCAATGATACTGCACGACCAACTCGAGAAGCGGAAGCTGGAAAGAAGCACATCTGATAACTGTGGTGATCCGCGGAGAATAATAGGAGCTAATTGTCCAAGTGCTTCTACCATATCAGg CCACTTGGAAAGTGTTCCATTGACCCAAATCACACACGAACCACCCCTTGGCACCCCGCAATCTATACAACCTATTCAAACAACAGTCAACAATTCGCTACAGGTCAACGGAGATGAAAAGAGGCCTTTGAATCACATCCAAACATACAG ggAATACAAAGAGGCTTTGAGACAGCAGAGGGTGAACGAAGGGCCTAGCGTATACAGGCTATCCAAGCAGATTACACCACCAGGCAATGAATCTGCGAATGAATCCCACGGCAACGAAGCATCAGATGCTAATCAAGCCAAAGATAATTCTCAGTCTAAGCAAATATTCACTGatgaaaattcactgaaaaGGCCGGTACAGAAAGTACCACCGTCCCGTATCAATTATCAAAATGCAGGCATTTTCAATGGTGGTAGCAATAACGAGTATAACAACAAAAACGGAAAACTCACTGAGCAAACTTACAGAAAGCCTAACTCACCTATAAAAACTTCCACTAGTATTTCGTCGATAAATTCTAGCCCAAGTCATGCGCCAAGACTCGTCAAAACTGCTATAGGATACGTGGATg GTAACAAGAGTCCAAATAGAAGTAGTGGAAGTCCTAAATCAACACGGTCTGTCACATGGAATAGTAACATgcctgaaaaatattcatttacaaTGCGCAGAGAATTCGAACGAGCCAAAGAGGAGGCAGATTTGATTGAACAGCTTCGAAGT CACATAGAGACAAGACTGAAGATGGCTCTTCCGGAAGACCTGGCGCCAGCTTTGACCGACGGTGTTGTTCTGTGTCATCTGGCAAACCACGTTAGACCTCGTTCTGTAGCCAGTATTCATGTTCCTTCTCCTGCTGTG CCGAAACTGACAATGGCAAGATGTAGGCGGAACGTTGACAACTTTCTTGAAGCGTGCAGAAAGATCGGAGTAGACGAG GAGGTGTTGTTGGACGCGGACGCGATCATGGACGTGGGTTACATGGATGCCTATGGGCTGGAGGCTCTCGGGCGTCTAGTATCAGCGCTTGTTGAATTAGAGGGCTTCGAAGAACCTGCAG AACTTGGTATGCTGTGCTAG
- the LOC124298405 gene encoding leucine-rich repeat and calponin homology domain-containing protein isoform X2: MAMVASNMSGHIQKQLTRSLERILEEAHLSGELKLSGRKLKEFPKTGVKYNLCDTVTADLSKNRFAELPEEVTEYPFLEKLQLYHNAIRVIPDTVVMLQSLAYLDLSRNQLTTLPREVCRLPLQTLLVAHNRLVSLPEELGRMSALAELDAGCNEISTLPPRIGDLPRLRSLDLRSNLLVQLPIELTYLRLVKLDVSGNRISVLPNELRKMKSLIDLKLMENPLTSPPASLCTRGRIHIFKYLERQAVKHERARGGRARRIPLEARGHATLDIRSHRRHNVDSGYSTSDGVDKRWSQEIHPGVHEGDVRGPWRQECSPLSIALPAREPAVTNGSCSGTSTPSTISPGEHTSLEDELGKAMILHDQLEKRKLERSTSDNCGDPRRIIGANCPSASTISGHLESVPLTQITHEPPLGTPQSIQPIQTTVNNSLQVNGDEKRPLNHIQTYREYKEALRQQRVNEGPSVYRLSKQITPPGNESANESHGNEASDANQAKDNSQSKQIFTDENSLKRPVQKVPPSRINYQNAGIFNGGSNNEYNNKNGKLTEQTYRKPNSPIKTSTSISSINSSPSHAPRLVKTAIGYVDGNKSPNRSSGSPKSTRSVTWNSNMPEKYSFTMRREFERAKEEADLIEQLRSHIETRLKMALPEDLAPALTDGVVLCHLANHVRPRSVASIHVPSPAVPKLTMARCRRNVDNFLEACRKIGVDEEVLLDADAIMDVGYMDAYGLEALGRLVSALVELEGFEEPAGSSRTIQDSVLSSMLFATFITTLMLLYIFPIPE, from the exons ATGGCGATGGTCGCGTCCAACATGAGTGGTCATATACAAAAACAGTTAACCCGTTCGTTGGAGCGGATTTTAGAAGAGGCGCACCTCAGCGGCGAGCTAAAACTGAGTGGTCGAAAACTGAAGGAGTTTCCGAAAACCGGCGTCAAGTACAACCTTTGCGACACCGTTACCGCTG ATTTGTCGAAAAATCGGTTCGCGGAATTGCCTGAAGAAGTAACCGAGTACCCTTTTCTGGAGAAACTTCAACTCTACCACAATGCGATTCGTGTCATTCCCGACACCGTCGTCATGCTCCAGTCCCTAGCCTACCTTGACCTGAG TCGTAATCAACTCACCACCCTTCCGCGGGAAGTGTGTCGCCTTCCGCTTCAAACTTTACTCGTCGCTCACAATCGGCTGGTTTCCCTTCCCGAAGAACTTGGCAGGATGTCAGCGCTGGCTGAACTCGACGCCGGGTGCAATGAGATATCTACTCTTCCACCGCGGATCGGAGATTTGCCAAGGCTCAGGAGCCTCGACTTGAGGAGTAATCTTTTGGTGCAGCTACCAATAG AGCTCACGTACCTTCGGCTGGTGAAGCTCGACGTCAGTGGAAACCGAATATCTGTGCTACCTAACGAGCTCAGGAAAATGAAGAGCCTCATTGACCTCAAGCTGATGGAAAACCCTCTGACTTCGCCGCCCGCTTCG TTATGCACCCGCGGTCGTATTCATATCTTCAAGTACCTTGAGAGACAGGCCGTGAAGCACGAGCGTGCGAGGGGCGGAAGGGCTCGACGCATTCCCTTGGAGGCCCGCGGACACGCCACCCTTGACATAAGGTCCCACAGACGCCACAACGTCGACAGCGGGTACAGCACAAGCGACGGGGTTGACAAACGATGGTCGCAGGAAATCCACCCTGGG GTCCACGAGGGCGACGTTCGCGGACCTTGGCGTCAAGAATGCTCACCGCTGTCCATCGCTCTGCCTGCTCGGGAACCAGCAGTAACCAATGGCTCATGCAGTGGTACTTCGACACCCAGCACGATATCGCCGGGGGAGCACACCTCGCTGGAGGATGAACTAGGAAAG GCAATGATACTGCACGACCAACTCGAGAAGCGGAAGCTGGAAAGAAGCACATCTGATAACTGTGGTGATCCGCGGAGAATAATAGGAGCTAATTGTCCAAGTGCTTCTACCATATCAGg CCACTTGGAAAGTGTTCCATTGACCCAAATCACACACGAACCACCCCTTGGCACCCCGCAATCTATACAACCTATTCAAACAACAGTCAACAATTCGCTACAGGTCAACGGAGATGAAAAGAGGCCTTTGAATCACATCCAAACATACAG ggAATACAAAGAGGCTTTGAGACAGCAGAGGGTGAACGAAGGGCCTAGCGTATACAGGCTATCCAAGCAGATTACACCACCAGGCAATGAATCTGCGAATGAATCCCACGGCAACGAAGCATCAGATGCTAATCAAGCCAAAGATAATTCTCAGTCTAAGCAAATATTCACTGatgaaaattcactgaaaaGGCCGGTACAGAAAGTACCACCGTCCCGTATCAATTATCAAAATGCAGGCATTTTCAATGGTGGTAGCAATAACGAGTATAACAACAAAAACGGAAAACTCACTGAGCAAACTTACAGAAAGCCTAACTCACCTATAAAAACTTCCACTAGTATTTCGTCGATAAATTCTAGCCCAAGTCATGCGCCAAGACTCGTCAAAACTGCTATAGGATACGTGGATg GTAACAAGAGTCCAAATAGAAGTAGTGGAAGTCCTAAATCAACACGGTCTGTCACATGGAATAGTAACATgcctgaaaaatattcatttacaaTGCGCAGAGAATTCGAACGAGCCAAAGAGGAGGCAGATTTGATTGAACAGCTTCGAAGT CACATAGAGACAAGACTGAAGATGGCTCTTCCGGAAGACCTGGCGCCAGCTTTGACCGACGGTGTTGTTCTGTGTCATCTGGCAAACCACGTTAGACCTCGTTCTGTAGCCAGTATTCATGTTCCTTCTCCTGCTGTG CCGAAACTGACAATGGCAAGATGTAGGCGGAACGTTGACAACTTTCTTGAAGCGTGCAGAAAGATCGGAGTAGACGAG GAGGTGTTGTTGGACGCGGACGCGATCATGGACGTGGGTTACATGGATGCCTATGGGCTGGAGGCTCTCGGGCGTCTAGTATCAGCGCTTGTTGAATTAGAGGGCTTCGAAGAACCTGCAGGTTCATCTCGTACGATTCAGGACAGCGTCCTCTCCTCGATGCTTTTTGCCACGTTTATTACTACTCTGATGCtactatatatttttccaatcCCTGAGTAG